cggagtcggacacgactgaggtgactcagcagcagcagcagcatggtgatgTGATACACTGATGTAGTGTACCCCTTGGTAACACCTCCATCCTGTCACgtaattatcatttctttgtcATGATGAGAACAATTATGATCTACCTCCTACCATCTTTGACGTATACGATACAGTATTGCTGACTATAATCCCCAAGCTGTGCATTAGATTCCCAGAACTTATGCATCTACAAGTTGCCAGTTTGTCCCTTAAATGTCATCTTCCCAGGTCCCCTACCTGCCCGCCCCCCCAGCCCCTGTTAGCCTCCTATCTACTCTCTTTTAATGGGTTCCTCAGATGTTTTTAAACTCAATATCAAATGGCCGCATGAATATAACCAGCGTTTGAGCTAAGCCAAGAGGCAGACAGACCAGCCTCTGGTGGTACGTGAGCTCTTGGGTGATTCCATAGGGGAGAACTCACCAACTCAGAAATCCTTTCCAGCATGGGTACATCTGCATATGAGTACAAGGAGACAAAACTCAGTTCTCAGACGGCACGAGTCAGATTGCAGTCTTTCCATCCCGAGGTTCCTCATGGTTTCACCCCGGATCACTTACCTGCATCCCTCTGCTTGTGCACTTTGGAATGGCAGGTTCTGCGAAAGAGAAACGTGTTAGAGTATGGGATCTGGAGGTCTAGGGGAGGGGGTAGGGCTGAcagaggcggggcggggcctaAGAGTCGCTGATGTGCGGCGGAGTGGGAGTTATCGCAGGGCGTGAGGTCTGCAAGTGTATCTACCTCTTGATGGATTCTTCCTCTGatgaatctattaaaaaaaaaaaaaaaagcaaggaggaATGTATCGCCCTAAAGAATCCTTCACTTTAGTCCCCTTCCTCAGAGTGTGAAACCCGTGGTGCTCTGAACTCACCTTGCTGAGTGCACCTGTAGATGAAGAAGACGgcgaggaagaggagaaagagcgAGAGGCAGCTGAAGGTGGCCCCGAAGACGATCCTGGTGTCTGGAGGGAGAAGGATGGGGCCAGGAGTCAGGCTGGCTCCAGGAACCCACTGAGAGCTTCACAGAAGAGTTAGCcggagccagacagcctggcttCAGGACTCGGAGCTGCCACTCCCCAGCTGGGCTGTCCAATCACTTGAGGGAACTTGTGCCATCTCCCTGAGCTTTGTTTTCCTGATCAAAGCAAGGATAGCAACTGTGGCTGCTTTACTGGTTGGTCGAGAGAAGGAGTGGGTCAGTGCCTACAGAGAgggctagcacagtgcctggcagatgGCAAACACCCAGTAAACGTTTCCTCCCCAGGAATGATACTTATTAACTAGGAGCCATTAGCACTCATaagtattttctcattaaaacatttttttgtattaaaaaaatttttttttccatgaagctTGCAAGagcttggttccccaaccagggactgaactcaggcctTTAACATGAAAGCCTGGGGTCCTgacgctggaccaccagggaattccctgttctTTCTCATCTTGACATAAGTACACAAGGTACCTTTGCCATCCCCATTTCATTCATACGTAAACCAAGTACCTGGCATTAAACTGAGCTCCCCAGAGTCACATGGCCAGGATGGGCTTTGGATGCTGCTATGTCTAATCTTTCTGGCCAGTCTGCCCCAAGGTCCAGGTAGCTCTGTGCTGACCCCAGGTGTGGATCAAGAGAAGTGACATTCTGAACCTTTTCCAGGGAAGTCATAATCTGGTGAGAAACACATTTACCCAGACTAActgtgatgctgtggaagtgaaGACAAGTCCAGCAACAGGTGGATCAAAGTCCAAGAATCATTTTCTCAAGGTAAggaagcaacctcagtgtccatcgATAGATGAACAGATCGAGCAGGGGtcgtatatatacacatgcactcCCGATGCCGGGGGTCTGAgctcaatccccagtcagggaaccagatcccacgagctgcaactaagatctggtgcagccaaataaataaatgctttaaaaaacaaaaataaactcacaaaaaCAGAGAGTAAAACAGTGGTTGCTAGAGGCTTGGGGGTGGGGTACATGGGGAGAAGTTGCTTAAAGAGCACAAACAAGTTTCAGATGGCTGAGGTCTGAGGGTCTAACGGACAGCGTGAACCATAGTTGGTGGCACTGTAGTGTATAATGAAATttactaagagagtagatcttaagcgttcccacaaaaaaaaaaaaaaagcaaatatatgaCATGAGGTGAAAGTTTCAGTTTCAGagcaagtcgctcagttgtgcctgactctttgcgaccccatggactatacaatctgtggaattctccaggccagagtactggagtgggtagcctttcccttctccaggggatcttcccaacccagggatcgaacccaggtctcctgcactgcaggcggattctttaccactgagctaccagggaagcccctatcctGTATCAAATCATCCTGTTGTACACTTTAAGTATCTTACCGCTTTATGTGTCAGTGACAGCTTCATGAAactggtggggaggggaagaggtgTGGGAAAGGGAGGTGAGGAACGCTCCCTTGAAGAGAGCAGTGATGATG
Above is a genomic segment from Ovis canadensis isolate MfBH-ARS-UI-01 breed Bighorn chromosome 14, ARS-UI_OviCan_v2, whole genome shotgun sequence containing:
- the LOC138418282 gene encoding V-set and transmembrane domain-containing protein 1-like isoform X2, which codes for MITEFLSLLCLGNQKESKPTPEKTDTRIVFGATFSCLSLFLLFLAVFFIYRCTQQDSSEEESIKRTCHSKVHKQRDADVPMLERISELPEEPEGVTYAQLNTTALSRAASVPAEETPSSCDYTTVKV
- the LOC138418282 gene encoding V-set and transmembrane domain-containing protein 1-like isoform X4, whose amino-acid sequence is MITEFLSLLCLDTRIVFGATFSCLSLFLLFLAVFFIYRCTQQDSSEEESIKRTCHSKVHKQRDADVPMLERISELPEEPEGVTYAQLNTTALSRAASVPAEETPSSCDYTTVKV
- the LOC138418282 gene encoding V-set and transmembrane domain-containing protein 1-like isoform X3 produces the protein MITEFLSLLCLGLCLGNEDEENNDTRIVFGATFSCLSLFLLFLAVFFIYRCTQQDSSEEESIKRTCHSKVHKQRDADVPMLERISELPEEPEGVTYAQLNTTALSRAASVPAEETPSSCDYTTVKV